A genome region from Wielerella bovis includes the following:
- the cysS gene encoding cysteine--tRNA ligase, producing MLHLYNTLTRQKEKFEPLDPKNVRMYVCGMTVYDYCHLGHARVLVVFDMIARWLRQQGYPLTYVRNITDIDDKIIARANENGETIQQLTARFIQAMNEDSDALGVLRPDVEPKATEHIAQMIEMIEQLIANGKAYAAENGDVYYAVREFAAYGQLSGKSLDDLRAGERVEVDGYKRDPLDFVLWKAAKPEEPHWASPWGNGRPGWHIECSAMGDTLFGQTFDIHGGGADLQFPHHENEIAQSCGAHNSGCNHVHESKPIQSHVKYWLHNGFIRVDNEKMSKSLGNFFTIRDVLKKYPAEVVRFFILRAHYRSPLNYSDAHLDDAKNSLARLYNALQNTPPAEFALSENANDYTRRFFAAMNDDFGTAEAMAVLFEIANEINKNQSAELSGCLKTLGGVLGLLQQNPQTFLQTGGSEEGLSADEINDLIAQRKIARETKNWAESDRIRDILAEHKITVRDGADGTTWTRG from the coding sequence ATGCTCCACCTATACAATACCCTCACGCGCCAAAAAGAAAAATTTGAACCGCTAGACCCAAAAAACGTCCGCATGTACGTTTGCGGCATGACGGTCTATGACTACTGCCATTTGGGACACGCGCGTGTGCTGGTGGTGTTTGACATGATTGCGCGTTGGTTGCGTCAACAGGGTTATCCGCTCACTTACGTCCGCAATATTACGGATATTGACGACAAAATCATCGCCCGTGCCAATGAAAATGGCGAAACCATTCAGCAGCTTACCGCACGATTTATCCAAGCGATGAATGAGGATTCGGACGCGCTGGGCGTGTTGCGCCCCGATGTTGAGCCGAAAGCCACAGAACACATCGCCCAAATGATTGAAATGATTGAACAACTGATTGCCAATGGCAAAGCCTACGCTGCGGAAAATGGCGATGTGTATTATGCCGTGCGCGAATTTGCCGCTTACGGGCAATTATCGGGCAAAAGTCTGGACGATTTGCGCGCGGGCGAGCGCGTGGAAGTGGACGGCTACAAGCGCGACCCATTGGATTTTGTGTTGTGGAAAGCCGCCAAACCCGAAGAACCGCATTGGGCAAGCCCTTGGGGCAACGGTCGCCCAGGCTGGCACATTGAATGTTCGGCAATGGGCGACACGCTGTTTGGGCAAACTTTTGACATTCATGGCGGTGGTGCGGATTTGCAGTTTCCGCATCACGAAAATGAAATCGCGCAAAGTTGTGGCGCACACAATTCGGGCTGCAACCATGTTCACGAAAGCAAACCGATTCAAAGCCATGTTAAGTATTGGTTGCACAACGGTTTTATCCGCGTGGACAATGAGAAAATGTCCAAATCGCTGGGCAATTTTTTCACGATTCGCGATGTGTTGAAAAAATACCCTGCGGAAGTGGTGCGCTTTTTCATTTTGCGTGCGCATTATCGCAGCCCTTTGAATTATTCGGACGCGCATTTGGACGATGCAAAAAATTCATTGGCGCGTTTGTACAATGCTTTGCAAAATACGCCGCCAGCCGAATTTGCCTTGTCGGAAAACGCCAATGATTACACGCGCCGTTTTTTTGCTGCGATGAACGATGATTTTGGCACAGCCGAAGCCATGGCGGTTTTGTTTGAAATTGCCAATGAAATCAACAAAAATCAATCGGCTGAACTTTCAGGCTGCCTGAAAACCTTGGGTGGCGTGTTGGGTTTGCTGCAACAAAATCCGCAAACATTCTTGCAAACGGGTGGCAGCGAAGAAGGTTTGTCTGCCGATGAAATCAACGATTTAATCGCACAACGCAAAATCGCCCGCGAAACGAAAAATTGGGCGGAAAGCGACCGCATCCGCGATATTTTGGCGGAACACAAAATCACGGTGCGCGATGGCGCAGACGGCACAACTTGGACGCGTGGATAA